The following coding sequences lie in one Erwinia amylovora genomic window:
- a CDS encoding class I adenylate cyclase, protein MYLYIETLKQRLDAINQLRVDRALAAMGPVFQQVYSLLPTLLHYHHPLMPGYLEGNVPHGISFYTPDESQLSYLHGLEGQSGFDAAVPPHGEMPVTGVYSMGSTSSVGQNATSDLDIWVCHQSWLDNDERLSLQKKCILLQNWCEEMGVEVSFFLIDENRFRHNESGSLGGEDCGSTQHILLLDEFYRTAVRMAGKRILWNMVPREEEDHYDDYVMSLYQRGVLTPNEWLDLGGLGTLSAEEYFGASLWQLYKSIDSPYKAVLKTLLLEAYSWEYPDTRLLAMDIKQRLHDGEIVSYGLDPYCMMLERVTRYLIGIDDHARLDLVRRCFYLKVCEKLSLATENNGWRREILSQLVQEWGWDKQRLAMLDSRADWKIGQVREAHNELLDAMMQSYRNLIRFARRNNLSVSASPQDIGVLTRKLYAAFEALPGKVTLLNPQISPDLSEADLTFIHVPNGRANRAGWYLYNQSPHMNSIISHQPLEYNRYLNKLVAWAWFNGLLTSKTRLHIKGNESCDLARLQELVADVTHHFPVRLTAPTAKALYSPCEIRHLAIIINLEVDPTAAFRNQVVHFDFRKLDVFSFGQQQQCLVGSVDLLYRNSWNEVRTLHFSGEQSMIEALKTILGKMHQDASPPDSVDVFCYSQHLRGLIRTRVQQLVSECVELRLSSTRQEPGRFKALRVAGQTWGLFFERLSVSVQKLENAVEFYGAISNNKLHGLSLKVESDQARLPAAVNGYASEGIIQFFFEDTRNDHGFNIYILDETNRVEVYHHCEGSKEELVRDVSRFYSSTHDRFTYGSSFINFNLPQFYQIVQVDERCQVIPFRSQAMTQLGATLPDGAAGEDSTHRYQMH, encoded by the coding sequence TTGTACCTCTACATAGAGACACTGAAACAGAGACTGGATGCCATCAATCAGCTGCGCGTTGACCGCGCTTTGGCTGCGATGGGACCTGTATTCCAACAGGTTTACAGTCTGCTGCCAACCTTATTACATTATCATCATCCATTGATGCCCGGTTATCTGGAAGGTAACGTTCCACACGGCATCAGCTTTTACACGCCTGATGAAAGCCAACTCTCTTATCTTCACGGTTTGGAAGGACAATCCGGCTTCGACGCTGCCGTTCCTCCGCACGGCGAAATGCCTGTTACCGGCGTATATTCAATGGGCAGCACCTCTTCCGTTGGGCAAAACGCCACTTCCGATCTTGATATCTGGGTCTGCCACCAGTCATGGCTGGACAATGACGAACGTCTGAGCCTGCAAAAAAAATGTATTCTGCTGCAAAACTGGTGTGAGGAAATGGGCGTTGAGGTCAGTTTCTTCCTGATCGATGAAAATCGCTTCCGCCACAATGAAAGCGGTAGCCTTGGCGGGGAAGATTGTGGATCAACACAACATATTTTGTTGCTTGATGAGTTTTACCGCACGGCTGTCCGCATGGCGGGCAAACGTATTCTGTGGAATATGGTGCCGCGTGAGGAAGAGGATCATTACGACGACTATGTGATGTCGTTGTATCAGCGTGGGGTATTAACGCCTAACGAGTGGCTGGATCTCGGCGGTCTCGGTACGCTATCGGCAGAAGAGTATTTTGGTGCCAGCCTGTGGCAGCTGTATAAAAGTATCGACTCGCCGTACAAAGCGGTGTTGAAAACCCTGCTGCTTGAAGCGTATTCCTGGGAGTACCCTGACACGCGCCTGTTGGCGATGGACATTAAACAGCGCCTGCATGATGGAGAAATTGTTTCTTACGGCCTTGATCCTTACTGCATGATGCTTGAACGGGTTACCCGTTATCTCATCGGCATTGATGACCATGCCCGCCTCGACCTGGTACGGCGCTGTTTCTATCTGAAAGTCTGCGAGAAGCTGTCGCTGGCCACAGAAAATAACGGCTGGCGGCGCGAAATTCTCAGTCAGCTGGTGCAGGAGTGGGGCTGGGATAAGCAGCGCCTTGCCATGCTTGACAGCCGTGCCGACTGGAAAATCGGGCAGGTACGCGAAGCGCACAACGAGTTGCTGGATGCGATGATGCAGAGCTATCGCAATCTGATCCGCTTCGCCCGGCGCAATAATCTTAGCGTCAGCGCCAGCCCGCAGGATATTGGCGTGCTGACGCGCAAACTCTACGCCGCGTTCGAAGCGCTGCCGGGCAAAGTGACGCTGCTTAATCCGCAGATATCGCCCGATCTCTCTGAAGCAGATCTCACCTTTATCCATGTGCCAAATGGCCGGGCAAACCGTGCGGGCTGGTATCTGTATAACCAGTCTCCGCACATGAATTCAATTATCAGCCATCAGCCACTCGAATATAACCGCTATCTGAATAAGCTGGTGGCATGGGCGTGGTTCAACGGTTTGCTGACCAGTAAAACGCGCCTGCATATCAAAGGTAATGAGAGCTGCGATCTTGCCCGCCTGCAGGAACTGGTGGCAGATGTGACACATCATTTTCCCGTGCGCCTTACAGCGCCAACGGCGAAAGCGCTCTACAGCCCGTGTGAAATTCGCCATCTGGCCATTATCATCAACCTGGAAGTTGACCCGACGGCAGCCTTCCGCAACCAGGTGGTGCATTTCGATTTTCGTAAGCTGGACGTATTCAGCTTCGGCCAGCAGCAGCAATGTCTGGTGGGCAGCGTTGATCTGCTGTACCGCAACTCATGGAATGAAGTGCGTACCCTGCATTTCAGCGGCGAGCAGTCGATGATTGAAGCGTTGAAAACGATCCTTGGCAAAATGCATCAGGATGCCTCGCCGCCGGATTCGGTCGACGTATTTTGCTACAGCCAACATCTGCGTGGGTTGATTCGCACCCGCGTGCAGCAGCTGGTATCAGAGTGTGTTGAACTGCGTCTGTCCAGCACGCGCCAGGAGCCGGGCCGTTTCAAAGCGTTACGCGTGGCGGGCCAGACCTGGGGGCTGTTCTTTGAGCGCCTCAGCGTCTCGGTACAGAAACTTGAGAACGCGGTGGAGTTCTACGGCGCTATCTCGAATAATAAGCTGCACGGGCTGTCGCTGAAGGTAGAAAGCGATCAGGCCCGGCTGCCGGCGGCGGTTAATGGCTACGCCAGTGAAGGGATTATTCAGTTCTTCTTTGAAGATACCCGTAACGATCACGGCTTCAATATCTATATTCTCGATGAAACAAATCGTGTT
- the hemC gene encoding hydroxymethylbilane synthase, producing MSDKILRIATRKSPLALWQAKYVQQRLIDCHPRLRVELVPMVTRGDVILDTPLAKVGGKGLFVKELENAMLSGHADIAVHSMKDVPVAFPQGLGLVAICERDDPHDAFVSNHYASVDSLPAGAIVGTSSLRRQCQLSARRPDLVIHSLRGNVGTRLGKLDAGEYDAIILAVAGLKRLGLSGRIRQVMPAEESLPAVGQGAVGIECRLDDMRTIGLLAALNHDDTACRVSAERAMNTRLEGGCQVPIGSYALLEGDRLWLRGLVGSPDGSQMVRGERRGSRADAEKMGISLAEELLDNGARDILAAVYQGNPPA from the coding sequence ATGTCAGACAAAATTTTAAGAATTGCCACCAGGAAAAGTCCGCTAGCTCTATGGCAGGCTAAATATGTGCAACAGCGTTTAATCGACTGTCATCCGCGGCTACGCGTTGAGCTGGTGCCGATGGTGACGCGTGGAGATGTGATCCTTGATACGCCACTGGCAAAAGTGGGCGGCAAAGGGCTGTTCGTGAAAGAACTGGAAAATGCCATGCTGTCGGGTCATGCAGACATTGCCGTGCACTCAATGAAAGATGTCCCGGTTGCCTTCCCGCAAGGGCTGGGACTGGTCGCTATCTGCGAGCGTGACGACCCACACGATGCATTTGTTTCAAATCACTATGCATCGGTAGACTCACTGCCAGCGGGCGCAATTGTTGGCACATCCAGCCTGCGGCGTCAGTGTCAGCTTAGCGCCCGCCGCCCGGATCTGGTCATCCACTCCCTGCGTGGGAATGTGGGGACCCGTCTCGGTAAACTGGATGCGGGAGAATATGATGCCATTATATTAGCCGTCGCCGGGTTAAAACGACTGGGCCTGAGCGGTCGTATCCGTCAGGTGATGCCTGCTGAAGAGTCACTGCCCGCCGTTGGCCAGGGCGCGGTCGGTATTGAATGCCGTCTCGATGATATGCGCACGATCGGTTTACTCGCTGCGTTGAATCACGATGATACCGCCTGCCGGGTTAGCGCAGAACGTGCCATGAATACCCGTCTGGAGGGCGGTTGTCAGGTGCCTATCGGCAGTTATGCACTGCTGGAGGGAGATCGACTGTGGCTGCGTGGGTTAGTTGGCTCACCGGACGGTAGCCAGATGGTACGCGGCGAACGCCGTGGTTCGCGAGCGGATGCCGAAAAAATGGGCATCTCACTGGCCGAAGAGCTGCTGGATAATGGCGCGCGCGACATTCTCGCCGCCGTTTATCAGGGAAATCCGCCAGCATGA
- the hemD gene encoding uroporphyrinogen-III synthase gives MSILVTRPLPAADQLVSRLRQRGSVAWAFPLIEFAPGKQLDILPERLKALKARDLVFILSQHVIHFARPTFTAEDSPWSASLDYYAIGRSTGLAFHAASGHDVSWPHERETSEILIQLPALQAVAGKRALILRGNGGRELLAETLLSRGAQVEFIECYQRRAKYYHGAEEGRRWRNQGIDTLVVTSGEMLQQLYSLFPDVDRDEWLLHCRLVVVSERLATLARKLGWANVDVADGADNDALLRAL, from the coding sequence ATGAGCATTCTGGTCACCCGCCCGTTGCCGGCAGCCGATCAGTTGGTTAGCCGTCTGCGTCAGCGGGGGAGTGTTGCCTGGGCGTTCCCGCTGATAGAGTTTGCCCCGGGCAAACAGCTGGATATTCTGCCCGAACGCCTGAAGGCGCTGAAGGCAAGAGACCTGGTGTTTATTTTGTCACAGCACGTCATTCATTTTGCCCGGCCCACGTTTACCGCTGAAGATTCTCCCTGGTCTGCCAGCCTGGACTATTATGCAATAGGGCGCAGTACAGGGCTGGCGTTTCATGCCGCCAGCGGGCATGACGTTTCCTGGCCGCATGAACGGGAAACCAGTGAAATACTGATCCAGCTTCCGGCTTTGCAGGCCGTAGCGGGCAAGCGTGCTTTAATTCTGCGCGGCAACGGTGGGCGTGAATTACTGGCAGAAACTTTGCTTAGCCGGGGCGCTCAGGTAGAGTTTATTGAATGCTACCAACGGCGGGCAAAGTATTATCACGGTGCGGAAGAGGGCCGGCGCTGGCGCAACCAGGGTATTGATACGCTGGTCGTAACCAGCGGTGAAATGTTGCAACAGCTTTATTCACTATTCCCCGATGTCGATCGGGATGAATGGCTACTGCACTGTCGGCTGGTGGTCGTCAGTGAACGCCTGGCCACTCTGGCGCGAAAGCTTGGGTGGGCGAACGTTGATGTCGCCGACGGTGCCGATAACGATGCGCTGTTACGCGCGCTATAA
- the hemX gene encoding uroporphyrinogen-III C-methyltransferase codes for MTEHKASSAMVEETTPAVETSTSQPQPPPETRRSGVVPGVIAIAIALAVGAGLYMYGKHQAQLQTAASQTLAAQIAELQQQSISDKQSLMEKLTAQTSALDTARQQQAAMNQQLDELKQKVASISGSDAQTWMLAQADYLVKMAGRKLWSDRDVTSAAALLKSADASLAEMNDPSMIGARRALAQDISTLSALSQVDYDGVILKLNQLSNGIDNLRLADNDSDDEPMDADSGALSSSLREWRQNLVKSWHNFMDDFITIRRRDATAEPLLAPNQDVYLRENIRSRLLIAAQAVPRHQDEIYKQSIDTVSAWIRAWYDTSDANTKAYLDQLDDLSQQSISMDVPETLISQPIVDKLMQTRVRNLLAQPAAAATSQPGQGD; via the coding sequence ATGACGGAACACAAAGCTTCCTCCGCCATGGTTGAAGAGACCACTCCAGCGGTTGAAACCTCGACCAGTCAACCACAGCCGCCGCCTGAAACCCGGCGCAGTGGCGTGGTGCCTGGCGTGATCGCCATCGCCATCGCTCTGGCGGTGGGCGCGGGTCTCTACATGTATGGAAAACATCAGGCGCAACTTCAGACTGCTGCCAGTCAGACGCTGGCAGCACAGATCGCAGAGCTACAGCAGCAGTCGATCAGTGATAAGCAATCCCTTATGGAGAAGCTAACGGCGCAAACCAGCGCCCTTGATACGGCACGTCAGCAGCAGGCCGCCATGAACCAGCAATTGGATGAGCTGAAGCAGAAAGTCGCCTCCATTTCAGGCAGCGATGCCCAGACGTGGATGCTGGCGCAAGCCGACTATCTGGTGAAAATGGCCGGACGCAAGCTGTGGAGCGACCGGGATGTCACCAGCGCTGCCGCCCTGCTGAAAAGCGCCGATGCCAGCCTGGCAGAGATGAACGACCCCAGCATGATCGGCGCACGCCGTGCGCTGGCCCAGGACATCAGCACGCTTTCCGCTCTCAGTCAGGTTGACTATGACGGCGTCATTCTCAAGCTGAATCAGCTATCTAACGGTATCGATAATCTGCGTCTTGCTGATAACGACAGCGATGATGAGCCGATGGATGCCGACAGCGGTGCGCTCTCCTCCTCTTTGCGTGAATGGCGTCAGAACCTGGTGAAAAGCTGGCATAACTTTATGGATGATTTCATTACCATTCGCCGCCGTGATGCTACTGCCGAACCCCTGCTGGCACCGAATCAGGATGTTTATCTGCGTGAGAACATCCGTTCACGTCTGTTAATCGCCGCTCAGGCGGTGCCTCGTCATCAGGATGAAATCTACAAACAGTCGATCGACACCGTCTCTGCGTGGATACGCGCCTGGTACGATACCAGCGATGCGAACACCAAAGCTTACCTCGATCAGTTAGATGACCTGAGCCAGCAGAGTATCTCGATGGATGTACCCGAAACACTGATCAGTCAGCCTATTGTCGACAAACTGATGCAGACACGCGTGCGCAATCTCCTTGCACAGCCTGCCGCTGCTGCCACCTCGCAGCCAGGACAGGGAGACTAA
- the hemY gene encoding protoheme IX biogenesis protein HemY: MLKVLLLFLLLIAGVVVGPMIAGHQGYVLIQTDNWNIETSVTGLAIILLLSLVIILAIEWLLRRLFRTGARTRGWFTGRKRRSARKQTNAALVKLAEGDYKQVEKLLSRHADHAEQPMVNYLLAAEAAQQRGDETRANQHLDRASELNDNDSLPVEITRVRIQLARNEDHAARHGIDRLLEIAPRHPEVLRLAEQAYMRTQAWGALLNILPAMEKIQLGDATHRLELQQQCWLGLMNQAMADQGSDGLKRWWQNLSRKTRNETALQVAMADHLIVCDDHDTAQTIVLEGLKRHFDERLVLLMPRLKTGNPQQLEKALRQQIKQHGATPLLHSTLGQLLMQHGEWELAGEAFRAALQQRPDAFDYAWLADTLDRQHKPEEAATMRRDGLLLTLKNNP; encoded by the coding sequence ATGTTAAAAGTTCTGCTGTTATTTCTGCTGTTGATTGCCGGCGTGGTCGTAGGGCCGATGATTGCCGGTCATCAGGGCTATGTGCTGATCCAGACCGATAACTGGAATATTGAAACCAGCGTCACCGGCCTGGCGATCATTCTGTTGCTATCTCTGGTCATCATTCTGGCGATTGAATGGCTGCTGCGTCGGCTATTTCGCACCGGCGCCCGCACCCGTGGCTGGTTTACCGGCCGCAAAAGACGCAGTGCACGTAAGCAGACTAACGCCGCGCTGGTGAAACTGGCTGAGGGCGACTATAAGCAGGTTGAGAAACTGCTGTCGCGCCATGCTGACCACGCCGAACAGCCAATGGTGAACTACCTGCTGGCGGCAGAAGCCGCGCAGCAGCGCGGTGATGAAACACGCGCTAACCAGCATCTGGATCGTGCCAGCGAACTGAATGACAATGACTCACTGCCGGTTGAGATCACCCGCGTGCGCATTCAGCTGGCACGTAACGAAGATCATGCGGCACGCCACGGCATCGATCGCCTGTTGGAGATCGCACCGCGCCATCCTGAAGTGCTTCGGCTGGCGGAACAGGCTTACATGCGTACTCAAGCCTGGGGTGCTCTACTGAACATTCTGCCTGCCATGGAGAAGATCCAGTTAGGTGATGCCACTCATCGCCTTGAACTGCAACAGCAGTGCTGGCTTGGCCTGATGAACCAGGCCATGGCCGACCAGGGCAGCGACGGCCTGAAGCGCTGGTGGCAAAATCTAAGTCGAAAAACGCGCAATGAAACCGCGCTGCAGGTAGCGATGGCTGACCATCTCATCGTCTGTGACGATCACGATACCGCGCAGACAATCGTGCTGGAGGGGTTGAAACGTCACTTTGATGAGCGCCTGGTGCTGCTGATGCCCCGACTGAAAACCGGCAATCCGCAACAGCTGGAAAAAGCGTTGCGTCAGCAGATTAAGCAACACGGTGCCACGCCGCTGTTGCACAGTACGCTGGGGCAGCTGTTGATGCAGCACGGAGAGTGGGAGCTGGCCGGCGAAGCCTTCCGCGCCGCGTTGCAACAGCGCCCGGACGCTTTCGACTATGCATGGCTGGCCGATACGCTCGACCGACAGCACAAGCCGGAAGAGGCCGCCACCATGCGGCGCGATGGCCTGCTACTGACGTTAAAAAACAATCCCTGA
- the wecG gene encoding lipopolysaccharide N-acetylmannosaminouronosyltransferase — translation MSASLTVPQYQIRGLTLTGFADMAQFVDYLNQHGELKKGTLVAINAEKVLAAEADPAVYQLLNEAEYKYADGISIVRSIRKKYPQAKVSRIAGADLWAALMKRAGREGTPVFLVGGRPEILAQTADKLIKQWQVNIVGSQDGFFAPGEREALFARIKASGAKLVTVAMGSPRQEILMQECKAVYPQALYMGVGGTYDVYTGQVKRAPEVWQKMGLEWLYRLILQPSRLGRQLKLLKYLNYHRRGDL, via the coding sequence ATGAGTGCCTCTCTAACCGTGCCGCAATATCAGATTCGCGGTTTAACCTTGACAGGCTTTGCCGATATGGCGCAGTTTGTGGATTACCTCAATCAGCATGGAGAGCTGAAAAAAGGCACGTTGGTAGCAATTAATGCTGAAAAAGTGCTGGCCGCTGAAGCCGACCCCGCCGTTTATCAACTGCTAAACGAGGCAGAATACAAATACGCCGACGGTATCAGCATTGTACGCTCCATCCGTAAGAAATATCCGCAGGCAAAGGTGTCACGCATTGCCGGTGCCGATCTGTGGGCGGCGCTGATGAAGCGTGCCGGACGTGAAGGCACGCCGGTATTTCTGGTCGGGGGGCGGCCTGAAATCCTCGCGCAGACGGCAGATAAGCTCATCAAACAGTGGCAGGTCAATATTGTCGGCTCTCAGGATGGTTTTTTCGCCCCGGGAGAGCGCGAAGCGCTGTTTGCGCGCATCAAAGCCAGCGGCGCTAAGCTTGTCACTGTGGCTATGGGGTCGCCACGCCAGGAGATCCTGATGCAGGAATGCAAGGCTGTTTACCCGCAGGCGCTGTATATGGGCGTAGGCGGAACCTATGACGTTTATACCGGGCAGGTCAAACGAGCGCCTGAGGTTTGGCAAAAAATGGGGCTGGAATGGTTGTACCGACTTATTTTGCAGCCGTCACGCCTTGGTCGTCAGCTAAAATTGCTTAAATACCTTAACTATCACCGGCGCGGCGATCTTTAA
- the wzyE gene encoding ECA oligosaccharide polymerase encodes MTLLQFAGLLLVWLVCCGFILTLTWREFRRVRFNFNVFFSMLFLLTFFFGFPLTSLLVFAFDVEVVPAEYLLQALLSAGCFYAVYYVTYKTRLRARHRAPSRPAFTINRIEAHLSWAIMALVALGTLSVFFLHNGFLLFRLHSYSQIFSADVSGVALKRFFYFFMPAMLVIYFLKQDVRSWLLFLVGTVAFGLLTYTIVGGTRANIIIAFALFLFIGIIRGWITLWMLALAGVGAIVAMFWLALKRYNLDVSGSQAFYTFLYLTRDTFSPWENLGLLLQNYDKIDFQGLAPIWRDFYVFIPGWLWHERPSVVLNSANYFTWEVLDNHSGLAISPTLIGSLVVMGGALFILPGAITVGLIIKWFDWLYEKGRREHNRYKAAILQSFCFGAVFNMIVLAREGLDAFASRVVFFCIIFAACVLVAKLLYWLLDSAGLVRARAMPSPLSARSSTLS; translated from the coding sequence ATGACGTTATTACAGTTCGCCGGCCTGCTGCTGGTCTGGCTGGTGTGCTGCGGTTTTATCCTCACGCTGACCTGGCGTGAATTCCGCCGCGTGCGCTTTAACTTTAATGTGTTCTTCTCAATGCTGTTTTTGCTGACTTTTTTCTTCGGCTTCCCGCTGACGAGCCTGCTGGTGTTCGCTTTTGATGTTGAGGTAGTCCCCGCGGAGTATCTGCTACAGGCGCTGCTGTCGGCAGGCTGTTTTTATGCTGTCTACTACGTCACCTACAAAACGCGTTTGCGTGCACGCCATCGCGCCCCGTCGCGTCCGGCATTTACCATTAATCGCATTGAAGCGCACCTGAGCTGGGCGATCATGGCGCTGGTGGCATTAGGCACCCTGAGCGTGTTCTTTCTGCACAATGGCTTCCTGCTGTTCAGACTGCACAGTTACAGTCAGATCTTCTCCGCTGACGTCTCCGGCGTGGCGTTGAAACGTTTTTTCTATTTCTTCATGCCAGCCATGCTGGTTATCTATTTTCTCAAGCAGGATGTTCGCAGCTGGCTGCTGTTCCTGGTCGGCACCGTGGCGTTTGGCCTGTTAACCTACACCATCGTCGGCGGTACGCGCGCCAACATAATTATTGCCTTCGCCCTGTTTCTGTTTATCGGCATTATTCGTGGCTGGATAACACTCTGGATGCTGGCCCTGGCGGGCGTTGGTGCAATTGTCGCGATGTTCTGGCTGGCGCTGAAGCGATATAACCTTGACGTCAGCGGATCACAGGCATTTTACACGTTCCTCTATCTGACGCGCGATACCTTCTCGCCGTGGGAAAACCTTGGTCTGCTGCTGCAAAACTACGACAAAATAGACTTCCAGGGACTGGCTCCGATCTGGCGTGATTTCTACGTGTTCATCCCGGGCTGGTTGTGGCATGAAAGACCTTCTGTGGTCCTCAACAGCGCCAACTATTTTACCTGGGAAGTGCTGGATAATCATTCGGGCCTGGCCATTTCTCCCACGCTGATTGGATCGCTGGTGGTGATGGGCGGCGCGCTGTTTATTCTGCCGGGCGCTATTACTGTTGGACTGATTATCAAATGGTTTGACTGGCTGTATGAAAAAGGTCGTCGTGAACATAACCGTTATAAAGCGGCTATCCTGCAAAGTTTTTGCTTCGGCGCGGTATTTAATATGATTGTGCTGGCGCGTGAGGGATTAGATGCGTTTGCTTCTCGCGTGGTCTTTTTTTGCATTATCTTTGCCGCCTGTGTGCTGGTGGCGAAACTGCTTTACTGGTTGCTCGACAGTGCAGGACTGGTGCGCGCGCGCGCCATGCCCAGCCCGCTTTCGGCCCGGTCGTCAACATTATCTTGA
- a CDS encoding TDP-N-acetylfucosamine:lipid II N-acetylfucosaminyltransferase, protein MTTVIHLLGADIPHHNQTVLGFFDRTLYHEVPTAAARQFWLVSGQPERAEQFPRLHIRVFADKAALASAVIDAGCQQRELRFFCHGQFNPRLWLALLSGKLRRNQVYWHIWGADLYEDAAGLKFRLFYLMRRLAQKRVAHVFATRGDIHRFHQRNPQIPASLLYFPTRLAQHAVTSEQPAGPLTILLGNSGDASNRHIQALQQIQRQFGSEIKVVVPLGYPLNNEAYIQRVRAVADDLFAPGTVQLLTEKLAFSDYLQLLSRCHLGYFLFQRQQGIGTLCLLMQANVPFVVSRKNPFWRDLVEQQVPVLFTSDRLDVATIGEARRQMQLLDKRHIAFFEPGYLAGWRQALRLAEGDNA, encoded by the coding sequence ATGACCACAGTAATTCATCTTTTAGGCGCTGATATCCCGCATCATAACCAGACGGTGCTGGGTTTCTTCGATCGGACCCTGTACCACGAGGTGCCCACGGCGGCGGCGCGTCAGTTCTGGCTGGTCAGTGGGCAGCCAGAACGGGCAGAACAGTTTCCCCGGTTGCATATCCGCGTCTTTGCCGACAAAGCGGCGCTGGCCAGCGCCGTCATCGATGCCGGTTGCCAGCAGCGCGAGCTACGCTTCTTCTGCCACGGTCAGTTTAATCCACGCCTGTGGCTGGCCCTGCTGTCTGGCAAGCTCAGGCGCAACCAGGTTTACTGGCATATCTGGGGTGCCGATCTGTATGAAGATGCGGCCGGGCTAAAATTCCGCCTGTTTTACCTGATGCGTCGCCTGGCGCAAAAACGCGTGGCGCATGTGTTCGCCACGCGTGGCGATATCCACCGTTTTCACCAGCGCAACCCGCAGATCCCGGCCTCATTACTCTACTTTCCTACCCGCCTGGCACAGCATGCAGTGACCAGCGAGCAGCCGGCGGGGCCATTAACGATCCTGCTTGGCAATTCGGGGGACGCCAGCAATCGCCATATTCAGGCCCTGCAGCAGATCCAACGGCAGTTTGGCTCAGAGATTAAGGTGGTCGTGCCGTTGGGATATCCGCTTAATAACGAAGCCTATATCCAGCGCGTGCGAGCAGTCGCTGACGATCTGTTTGCGCCCGGAACCGTGCAGCTGCTCACGGAGAAGCTGGCGTTCAGTGATTATCTGCAGCTGCTTTCCCGCTGCCATCTGGGCTACTTCCTGTTTCAACGTCAGCAAGGGATCGGCACGCTCTGCCTGCTGATGCAGGCGAATGTGCCTTTTGTAGTGAGTCGCAAAAACCCGTTCTGGCGGGATTTGGTCGAACAGCAGGTGCCGGTGCTGTTCACCAGCGACAGGCTGGACGTGGCCACGATAGGTGAGGCCCGCCGTCAGATGCAGCTGCTGGATAAAAGACACATCGCTTTCTTCGAACCGGGTTATCTGGCGGGCTGGCGACAGGCACTGCGTCTGGCAGAAGGAGATAACGCATGA
- the wzxE gene encoding lipid III flippase WzxE, whose translation MSLAKASAWTAASTLVKIVAGLLVVKMLAVSYGPGGVGQAGNFRQLITVLGVLAGAGIFNGVTKYVAQYQQQPTQLRAVVGTASSMVLGFSLILALIFLLFAAPVSRALFGHAQYQQVIRIVAFLQMGIAWANLALAIMKGYRDAAGNAIALIVGSLIGVAAWFVCYWLGGYSGALVGLAMVPALVVVPAFVLLARRGRLPMNSLLPCWQPELARCLGKFTLMALITAATLPVAWMMMRNLLAQHAGWQQVGLWQGVSSISDAWLQFITASFSVWLLPTLARLQHKADITREIVKALRVVLPVVTAASLAVWLLRDFAIWLLFSSEFHAMRDLFVWQLIGDVLKVGCYVFGYLVIAKASLRFYLLTEVSQFVLLSAFSRWLIPLHGAAGAAQAYMATYIAYFALCAGVFIIYRRRV comes from the coding sequence ATGTCACTGGCCAAGGCGTCAGCGTGGACAGCGGCTTCCACGCTGGTAAAAATTGTCGCCGGACTGCTGGTGGTGAAGATGCTGGCGGTTTCTTACGGGCCTGGCGGGGTTGGGCAAGCGGGGAATTTCCGTCAGCTGATTACCGTGCTGGGGGTGCTGGCCGGAGCCGGCATCTTCAACGGCGTCACTAAATACGTGGCGCAGTATCAGCAGCAGCCCACGCAGCTGCGGGCGGTTGTTGGTACCGCATCATCAATGGTGCTGGGTTTTTCGTTGATTCTGGCGCTGATATTTCTGTTGTTTGCTGCGCCAGTCAGTCGGGCGCTGTTCGGCCATGCGCAGTATCAGCAGGTGATCCGCATCGTCGCGTTTCTGCAAATGGGCATCGCCTGGGCCAATCTGGCGCTGGCGATCATGAAAGGCTACCGTGACGCTGCCGGTAACGCTATTGCCCTGATTGTCGGTAGCCTGATTGGCGTGGCCGCATGGTTTGTCTGCTACTGGCTGGGCGGCTACAGCGGTGCGCTGGTCGGGTTGGCTATGGTGCCTGCACTGGTGGTGGTGCCAGCCTTTGTCTTGCTGGCGCGGCGCGGCCGTCTGCCGATGAACTCTCTGTTACCCTGCTGGCAGCCGGAGTTGGCTCGCTGCCTGGGCAAATTTACCCTGATGGCATTAATCACTGCCGCCACGTTGCCCGTTGCCTGGATGATGATGCGTAATCTGCTGGCGCAGCACGCCGGTTGGCAGCAGGTAGGACTGTGGCAGGGGGTCAGCAGCATCTCGGATGCCTGGCTGCAGTTTATTACCGCTTCGTTCAGCGTCTGGCTGCTGCCAACGCTGGCGCGGCTGCAACATAAAGCGGATATTACGCGGGAAATCGTCAAGGCTCTGCGCGTTGTGTTACCGGTAGTGACCGCGGCGAGCCTTGCCGTCTGGCTGCTACGTGATTTTGCCATCTGGCTGCTGTTCTCCAGCGAATTTCACGCCATGCGCGATCTGTTTGTCTGGCAGCTGATCGGCGATGTGCTGAAAGTCGGCTGTTACGTTTTTGGTTATCTGGTGATCGCAAAAGCCTCACTGCGTTTTTACCTGCTAACGGAAGTGAGCCAGTTTGTCCTGCTTAGCGCATTTTCCCGCTGGCTGATCCCGCTGCATGGCGCAGCCGGCGCGGCTCAGGCTTATATGGCGACCTATATCGCTTACTTTGCACTCTGTGCTGGCGTATTTATCATCTATCGTAGAAGAGTATGA